One Gigantopelta aegis isolate Gae_Host chromosome 1, Gae_host_genome, whole genome shotgun sequence genomic region harbors:
- the LOC121378391 gene encoding extensin-like encodes MLHAALVEDRIKSGKITLWSPMKNHKLKLWKSMAKRVKLTVGDMITESKEDRSSFAPLMFVCKFRPEINLKEAIGNPNLENPTPNPQNPIPQNPNLQNPIPQNPNTQNSKSSNPNPKTPTLKTPTPTPKTNSKNPIPQTPKAPTLKTSTPKTAMPKTPTTKPTPKSPKNKAPIATPKT; translated from the exons ATGTTGCATGCAGCTTTGGTGGAAGACAGGATCAAATCCGGCAAAATAACTCTGTGGTCACCTATGAAGAATCACAAACTGAAGTTGTGGAAAAGCATGGCAAAGAGAGTAAAATTAACAGTTGGTGACATGATTACTGAGTCGAAAGAAGACAGATCATCATTTGCTCCTTTGATGTTTGTTTGCAAGTTCAGACCAGAAATAAATTTGAAAGAAGCTATTGGGAA TCCCAACCTCGAAAACCCAACCCCCAATCCCCAAAACCCTATCCCCCAAAACCCAAACCTCCAAAACCCCatcccccaaaaccccaacaccCAAAACTCCAAATCCtcaaaccccaaccccaaaaccccaaccctCAAAACCCCAACACCAACCCCCAAAACCAACTCCAAAAACCCCATCCCCCAAACCCCCAAGGCCCCAACCCTCAAAACCTCAACCCCCAAAACTGCAATGCCCAAAACCCCAACCACCAAA CCAACACCCAAATCCCCAAAAAACAAAGCCCCAATAgcaacccccaaaacc
- the LOC121378473 gene encoding histidine-rich glycoprotein-like, with translation HDHHNHRHHYHYHHNHRHHYHYHHNHRHHYHYHHNHRHHYHYHHNHRHHYHYHHNHRHHYHYHHNNRHHYHYHHNNRHHYHYHHNYRHHYHYHHYHHYHHNHRHHYHYHHNNRHHYHYHHNNRHHYHYRHNHRHHYHYHHNNRHHYHYHHNHRHHYHYRHNHRHHYHYRHNHRHHYHYHLNHRHHYHYHHNNRHHYHYHHNNRHHYHYQHNHRHHYHYHHNNRHHYHYHHNHRHHYHYHHNHRHHYHYHHNNRHHYHYHHNHRHHYHYHHNHRHHYHYHHNHRHHYHYHLNHRHHYHYHHNHRHHNYYHTITTSTIITTTATNTTTTTINTKATTTIITKTAATTTIITTTTTTATIITTTTANTTTNTTTTTHRLALHDDTWLRPDCDAGKSTSLVGVYAGKRTFFTA, from the exons CATGATCACCACAACCACCGCCACCATTATCACTATCACCACAACCACCGCCACCATTATCACTATCACCACAACCACCGCCACCATTATCACTATCACCACAACCACCGCCACCATTACCACTATCACCACAACCACCGCCACCATTATCACTATCACCACAACCACCGCCACCATTACCACTATCACCACAACAACCGCCACCATTACCACTATCACCACAACAACCGCCACCATTATCACTATCACCATAACTACCGCCACCATTATCACtatcaccactatcaccactatcaccacaACCACCGCCACCATTATCACTATCACCACAACAACCGCCACCATTACCACTATCACCACAACAACCGCCACCATTATCACTATCGCCACAACCACCGCCACCATTATCACTATCACCACAACAACCGCCACCATTACCACTATCACCACAACCACCGCCACCATTATCACTATCGCCACAACCACCGCCACCATTATCACTATCGCCACAACCACCGCCACCATTATCACTATCACCTCAACCACCGCCACCATTACCACTATCACCACAACAACCGCCACCATTACCACTATCACCACAACAACCGCCACCATTATCACTATCAGCACAACCACCGCCACCATTACCACTATCACCACAACAACCGCCACCATTATCACTATCACCACAACCACCGCCACCATTATCACTATCACCACAACCACCGCCACCATTACCACTATCACCACAACAACCGCCACCATTACCACTATCACCACAACCACCGCCACCATTATCACTATCACCACAACCACCGCCACCATTATCACTATCACCACAACCACCGCCACCATTATCACTATCACCTCAACCACCGCCACCATTACCACTATCACCACAACCACCGCCACCACAACTATTATCACACAATCACTACTAGCACTATTATCACAACCACTGCCActaacaccaccactactaccattaATACCaaagccaccaccaccattatcaccaAAACCGCCGCCACCACTACCATTATCACCACAACTACCACCACCGCTACCATTATCACCACAACTACCGCCAACACTACCACTAACACCACAACCACC ACTCACCGACTAGCGCTACACGATGATACATGGCTTAGGCCTGACTGTGACGCTGGAAAAAGCACGTCGCTCGTTGGAGTTTACGCAGGGAAACGCACGTTTTTCACTGCTTGA